A window of the Candidatus Methylomirabilota bacterium genome harbors these coding sequences:
- a CDS encoding DUF4114 domain-containing protein, whose amino-acid sequence MGQQIYYEGGDVQVTVLPYSAAYTSQVILFSTPSPLVIANSSQVGQVVNLGNLAALYGITPGSELIFGILVLNTGNTFKMGPGGRNPDGVEHVMVDYTEGASEDYAFLGFEDLFGGGDQDYNDANFQVEGGIGFVRTPEPSSLALLVLGLAGLGAWSRSLSKGARLNI is encoded by the coding sequence TTGGGTCAGCAGATCTACTACGAGGGCGGGGATGTCCAGGTCACCGTCTTGCCGTATAGCGCGGCCTACACCAGTCAGGTGATCCTGTTTTCGACGCCCTCTCCCCTCGTCATAGCCAACAGCTCGCAGGTGGGGCAGGTCGTGAACCTTGGCAATCTGGCCGCCCTGTACGGCATCACTCCAGGAAGCGAGCTCATCTTCGGAATCCTCGTCCTGAACACGGGAAATACCTTCAAGATGGGGCCCGGCGGACGGAATCCCGATGGTGTCGAGCACGTCATGGTGGACTATACGGAAGGCGCCAGCGAAGACTACGCGTTTCTGGGATTTGAAGATCTCTTCGGAGGTGGCGACCAGGACTACAACGATGCCAACTTCCAAGTGGAGGGCGGAATCGGTTTTGTCCGGACGCCCGAGCCTTCTTCGCTGGCTCTGCTCGTGCTTGGTCTGGCCGGTCTAGGCGCCTGGTCCCGTTCGCTCTCCAAGGGAGCTCGTCTCAATATCTGA
- a CDS encoding Glu/Leu/Phe/Val dehydrogenase has translation MAEMPEFESEMHRTAVAQLDQVAERLHLDHDTHIRLRYPRRALVVSVPVRMDSGHTEVFMGYRVHHNTALGPTKGGLRYDAEVSMGEVSALAMLMSWKCSLMGLPYGGAKGGVRCTPRNMSKRELEALTRRYTAEIILMIGPDLDIPAPDLGTDEQTMAWMMDTYSMTQGKSVPGVVTGKPLLVGGSAGRREATGRGIVYVLYQAVHRLGQEIKGRKVVVQGFGNVGGVAARMLWRDGALILGVSDYRGGVWNSQGLDVRALEQHSKEAGSVSGFPGADAISNKDILEQPCDILLPAATGSQIREDNADRIQAKIVVEGANGPTTPEADVILHNRGILVIPDILANAGGVVVSYFEWVQGLQFFFWKESEITSRLQEIMARAFARVWNISKKEHVDLRTAALMEGVRRVADAHQVRGLYP, from the coding sequence ATGGCCGAGATGCCGGAATTCGAATCCGAGATGCACCGGACCGCCGTGGCTCAGCTGGACCAGGTGGCGGAGCGTCTGCATCTCGACCATGACACGCACATCCGCCTCCGCTACCCGCGCCGGGCCCTGGTGGTCTCGGTCCCCGTCAGAATGGACAGCGGGCACACGGAAGTCTTCATGGGCTATCGCGTCCACCACAACACGGCACTCGGCCCGACCAAGGGCGGCCTGCGCTACGACGCCGAGGTCAGCATGGGCGAGGTGAGCGCGCTCGCCATGCTGATGAGCTGGAAGTGCTCGCTCATGGGCCTGCCCTATGGCGGCGCCAAGGGCGGCGTGCGGTGCACCCCGCGCAACATGTCGAAGCGAGAGCTGGAAGCGCTGACCCGCCGCTACACGGCGGAGATCATCCTGATGATCGGTCCCGATCTCGACATCCCCGCCCCCGACCTGGGCACCGACGAGCAGACGATGGCCTGGATGATGGATACGTACTCGATGACCCAGGGGAAGAGCGTGCCGGGCGTCGTCACGGGCAAGCCGCTCCTCGTCGGCGGCTCCGCGGGTCGCCGTGAAGCGACAGGACGCGGCATCGTCTACGTGCTCTACCAGGCCGTCCATCGCCTGGGACAAGAGATCAAAGGCAGGAAGGTCGTCGTCCAGGGCTTCGGCAATGTGGGCGGAGTGGCCGCGCGCATGCTCTGGCGCGACGGGGCCCTGATCCTGGGCGTGAGCGACTACCGAGGCGGTGTCTGGAACAGCCAGGGGCTGGATGTCCGGGCCCTCGAGCAGCACAGCAAGGAGGCGGGGAGCGTCAGCGGCTTCCCTGGAGCCGACGCCATCTCCAACAAGGACATCCTCGAGCAGCCGTGCGACATCCTGCTGCCCGCGGCCACGGGGTCGCAGATCCGCGAGGACAACGCCGACCGGATCCAGGCCAAGATCGTCGTCGAGGGCGCCAACGGCCCCACCACGCCCGAGGCCGATGTCATCCTTCACAATCGCGGCATCCTGGTCATCCCGGACATCCTCGCCAATGCCGGGGGCGTCGTCGTGTCCTACTTCGAGTGGGTGCAGGGCCTGCAGTTCTTCTTCTGGAAAGAGAGTGAGATCACCAGCCGCCTGCAGGAGATCATGGCGCGCGCGTTCGCCCGCGTGTGGAACATCTCGAAGAAAGAGCACGTCGACCTGCGCACGGCCGCCCTCATGGAGGGCGTGCGACGCGTGGCCGACGCCCACCAGGTCCGCGGCCTCTATCCCTAG
- the glgX gene encoding glycogen debranching protein GlgX, translating to MPSASFRTRPGRPYPLGATWDGSGVNFALFSEQATAVDLCLFHSEDTGREIARIAVTERTDQIWHVDLPEARPGLLYGYRVHGPYEPAEGHRFNPAKVVLDPYARAIAGSLRWHDALCGYRPGEADTSREPDPRDSAPYLPKCVVVESAFSWGEDRPLRTPWHQTVIYEVHVKGFTARHPDIPRPLRGTYAGLAAPPTLEHLTRLGVTAVELLPVHHSVSEKPLQDRRLDNYWGYNSVGYFAPDSRFVSTGARGEQVSEFKTMVKRLHEAGIEVILDVVYNHTAEGDHRGPTLCFRGIDNSAYYRLEDGDRSRYRDFTGCGNTLNLTHPRSLQLLMDSLRYWVLDMHVDGFRFDLASALARELHDVDRLSSFFDVIHQDPVISQVKLIAEPWDLGEGGYQVGNFPPGWAEWNGKYRDTIRRYWKGEWGQVAELAFRLTGSSDLYEQGGRRPSASINFVTAHDGFTLADLVAYTQKRNEANQEDNRDGTDDNASSNSGVEGPTDDPHVLALRGRQQRNFLATLLLSQGVPMLSGGDEIGRTQGGNNNAYCQDNEISWYDWPLGPSARRLLDFTARLIRFRLDHPVFQRRRFFQGRRIRGSAVKDLSWLRPDGTEMTDEEWSHSFSPGLGLQLAGDAIEEMSDEGLPISDDTFLILLNAHDEPVPFVLPDHEGGAWEPVLDTRDWQPPVAEGRRFKDGQPYPLQGRSLAVLRLHPRESV from the coding sequence GTGCCTTCCGCCTCCTTCCGCACTCGCCCGGGGCGGCCGTATCCGCTCGGCGCCACGTGGGACGGCTCCGGCGTGAACTTCGCGCTCTTCAGTGAGCAGGCGACTGCGGTGGATCTTTGCCTTTTCCACTCGGAAGATACCGGCCGTGAGATCGCCCGCATCGCCGTGACCGAGCGCACCGATCAGATCTGGCACGTCGATCTTCCCGAGGCGCGCCCGGGCCTTCTCTACGGCTACCGCGTCCACGGACCCTATGAGCCGGCCGAGGGCCATCGCTTCAATCCAGCCAAGGTGGTGCTCGATCCGTATGCCCGAGCCATCGCGGGCAGCCTGCGCTGGCACGATGCCCTGTGCGGCTACCGACCGGGCGAGGCGGACACGAGCCGCGAGCCCGATCCCCGCGACAGCGCGCCCTATCTGCCCAAGTGCGTCGTCGTCGAATCCGCCTTCTCCTGGGGCGAGGACCGCCCCCTGCGCACGCCGTGGCACCAGACGGTGATCTACGAGGTGCACGTCAAGGGATTCACCGCGCGTCATCCGGACATCCCGCGCCCGCTTCGTGGCACCTACGCCGGCCTGGCCGCCCCCCCGACTCTCGAGCACCTCACGCGTCTCGGGGTTACCGCCGTGGAGCTCTTGCCCGTGCACCATTCGGTGAGCGAGAAGCCGCTCCAGGACCGTCGGCTCGACAACTACTGGGGCTACAATTCCGTCGGCTACTTCGCGCCGGACTCCCGCTTCGTCTCCACGGGGGCTCGCGGCGAGCAGGTCAGCGAGTTCAAGACCATGGTCAAGCGCCTCCACGAGGCCGGCATCGAGGTCATCCTCGACGTGGTGTACAACCACACCGCGGAGGGTGACCACCGTGGTCCCACCCTGTGCTTTCGGGGCATCGACAACTCCGCCTACTATCGCCTGGAAGACGGCGACCGAAGTCGCTACCGTGACTTCACGGGCTGCGGCAATACGCTGAACCTCACCCACCCGCGCTCCCTCCAGCTTCTCATGGACAGCCTGCGCTACTGGGTGCTGGACATGCACGTGGACGGCTTCCGCTTCGATCTCGCCTCGGCCTTGGCCCGCGAGCTCCACGACGTGGACCGGCTCTCATCCTTCTTCGACGTCATCCACCAGGATCCGGTCATTTCCCAGGTCAAGCTCATCGCCGAGCCGTGGGATCTCGGGGAGGGTGGGTATCAGGTTGGCAACTTCCCGCCGGGCTGGGCGGAGTGGAACGGGAAGTACCGGGACACCATCCGGCGCTACTGGAAGGGCGAGTGGGGCCAGGTCGCCGAGCTCGCTTTTCGCCTCACGGGCTCGAGCGACCTCTACGAGCAAGGGGGGCGGCGCCCGTCGGCCAGCATCAATTTCGTCACGGCGCACGACGGCTTCACCCTGGCCGACCTCGTTGCCTATACGCAGAAGCGCAACGAGGCCAATCAGGAGGACAATCGTGACGGAACTGACGACAATGCGTCCTCGAATTCCGGCGTCGAAGGTCCGACGGATGACCCGCACGTGCTGGCCCTTCGCGGACGCCAGCAGCGCAATTTCCTGGCCACCCTCCTCCTCTCGCAGGGCGTGCCCATGCTCTCCGGCGGCGACGAGATCGGCCGTACCCAGGGCGGCAACAACAACGCCTACTGCCAGGACAACGAGATCTCCTGGTACGACTGGCCGCTCGGGCCCTCGGCCCGCCGCCTCCTGGACTTCACGGCCCGCCTCATCCGCTTCCGCCTGGATCACCCCGTGTTCCAGCGCCGCCGCTTCTTCCAGGGCCGGCGCATCCGCGGCTCGGCCGTCAAGGACCTCTCATGGCTCCGACCCGACGGCACCGAGATGACGGACGAGGAGTGGTCCCACTCGTTCAGCCCCGGCCTCGGCCTGCAGTTGGCCGGCGATGCCATCGAGGAGATGAGCGACGAGGGTCTGCCCATCTCGGATGACACGTTCCTCATCCTGCTCAACGCGCACGACGAGCCGGTACCCTTCGTGCTCCCGGATCACGAGGGCGGCGCGTGGGAGCCCGTCCTGGACACGCGCGACTGGCAGCCACCCGTCGCCGAGGGTCGCCGCTTCAAGGACGGCCAGCCATATCCGCTCCAGGGCCGCAGCCTGGCCGTGCTTCGCCTGCACCCGCGGGAGTCCGTGTGA
- the glgB gene encoding 1,4-alpha-glucan branching protein GlgB, producing the protein MSLSRETVQALVSGEHGDPFAILGPHPATDGVIVRAFLPGAVEVSVVPLDGTKLSHPLKSLHPAGLWEGEIPGRLPVRYHLRAAYGGGHTAEIEDPYCFPSTLSGFDLHLLGEGTHYRIYDKLGAHAATLEGVGGIIFAIWAPNAKRVSVVGDWNGWDGRSHPMRLHPGNGIWELFLPGVPEGARYKFEIVSRSGAPLALKSDPYGFGFEPEEPRTASVVERLDGFTWGDGAWLAERSRRQALDAPMSVYEVHLGSWRRVPGEGNRFLSYQELGDQLADHATEMGFTHVELLPVMEHPFYGSWGYQTIGYYAPTRRYGRPHDFMAFVDRLHRRGIGVLLDWVPAHFPKDPHGLAYFDGTHLYEHADPREREHPDWGTRVFNFGRREVANFLLGNALFWLERYHVDGLRVDAVASMIYRDYSRKAGEWVPNVFGGRENLEAIAFLKRLNEVVYAVHPGVVTVAEESTAWPMVSRPVHLGGLGFGLKWNMGWMHDVLDYLRNEPVHRKYHHNQLTFGLLYAWTENFVLPLSHDEVVYGKRSLARKMPGDDWQRFANLRLLYGFMWAYPGKKLLFMGGEFGQSDEWNHDKSLDWHLLDQGPYHRGVQRLVADLNRQYRGQLSLHQLDCEAAGFAWMDCSDADQSIVAFARFGRRPGDLTVCVCNFTPVPRHGYRVGVPRGGFYREILNTDSAYYGGSDMGNRGGVVGEPVPWHGQPHSVLLTLPPLAAVWLSPSEG; encoded by the coding sequence ATGAGCCTTTCCCGCGAAACCGTCCAGGCCCTCGTCAGCGGAGAGCACGGCGATCCCTTCGCCATCCTGGGCCCTCATCCCGCCACGGACGGGGTCATCGTCCGGGCCTTCCTGCCCGGCGCCGTCGAGGTGTCCGTGGTCCCGCTCGACGGCACCAAGCTTTCGCACCCGCTCAAATCCTTGCATCCCGCCGGTCTCTGGGAGGGTGAGATTCCCGGCCGCCTTCCCGTCCGGTACCATCTCCGCGCGGCGTACGGCGGGGGACATACGGCAGAGATTGAAGACCCGTACTGTTTCCCTTCGACCCTCTCGGGCTTTGACCTCCACCTGCTCGGTGAGGGTACCCACTACCGCATCTACGACAAGCTGGGCGCGCATGCGGCGACGCTCGAAGGCGTGGGGGGCATCATCTTCGCCATCTGGGCGCCGAATGCGAAGCGGGTATCCGTGGTGGGCGACTGGAATGGCTGGGACGGGCGCAGCCATCCGATGCGGCTCCATCCCGGCAATGGCATCTGGGAGCTCTTCCTGCCCGGCGTGCCCGAAGGCGCCCGATACAAGTTCGAAATCGTGTCCCGATCCGGCGCGCCCCTGGCCCTCAAGAGTGATCCTTATGGCTTCGGCTTCGAGCCAGAGGAGCCGCGCACCGCCTCCGTGGTCGAACGGCTCGACGGTTTCACCTGGGGGGATGGCGCCTGGCTGGCCGAGCGCTCCCGCCGCCAGGCTCTCGATGCCCCCATGAGCGTCTACGAGGTGCATCTGGGCTCTTGGCGACGAGTGCCGGGGGAGGGCAACCGGTTCCTCAGCTACCAGGAGCTGGGCGACCAGCTCGCGGACCATGCCACGGAGATGGGGTTCACCCACGTGGAGCTGCTCCCCGTCATGGAGCACCCCTTCTACGGCTCGTGGGGATACCAGACCATCGGGTACTACGCGCCCACGCGCCGCTACGGCCGCCCCCACGACTTCATGGCCTTTGTGGATCGCCTGCACCGGCGCGGCATCGGGGTCCTCCTTGACTGGGTGCCCGCCCACTTCCCCAAGGACCCGCATGGGCTCGCGTACTTCGACGGCACGCACCTCTACGAGCACGCCGATCCGCGCGAGCGCGAGCACCCCGACTGGGGCACGCGCGTCTTCAATTTCGGTCGGCGCGAGGTCGCGAACTTTCTCCTCGGCAACGCGCTTTTCTGGCTGGAGCGCTATCACGTGGATGGGCTGCGCGTGGACGCGGTGGCCTCCATGATCTACCGCGATTACTCACGCAAGGCCGGCGAGTGGGTGCCCAACGTCTTCGGTGGACGCGAGAATCTCGAGGCCATCGCCTTTCTCAAGCGCCTGAACGAGGTCGTGTACGCCGTGCACCCTGGCGTGGTCACGGTGGCCGAGGAGTCGACGGCGTGGCCCATGGTCTCGCGGCCCGTCCATCTCGGTGGACTCGGGTTCGGGCTCAAGTGGAACATGGGCTGGATGCACGACGTGCTCGACTACCTGCGCAACGAGCCCGTCCACCGGAAGTATCACCATAACCAGCTCACCTTCGGCTTGCTGTATGCCTGGACGGAGAACTTCGTCCTGCCCCTCTCCCACGACGAGGTCGTCTACGGCAAGCGCTCGCTCGCCCGCAAGATGCCGGGCGACGACTGGCAGCGCTTCGCCAACCTCCGCCTGCTCTACGGCTTCATGTGGGCGTATCCCGGCAAGAAGCTCCTCTTCATGGGCGGGGAGTTCGGACAGTCGGACGAGTGGAACCACGACAAGAGCCTGGACTGGCACCTGCTCGACCAGGGGCCGTACCATCGAGGCGTTCAGCGGCTGGTGGCGGACCTAAACCGGCAGTACCGGGGGCAGCTCTCGCTGCATCAACTGGATTGCGAGGCCGCGGGATTCGCCTGGATGGACTGTAGCGATGCCGACCAGAGCATCGTGGCCTTCGCGCGATTCGGGCGGAGGCCGGGCGACCTCACGGTGTGCGTCTGCAACTTCACGCCGGTGCCGCGGCACGGGTATCGCGTGGGCGTGCCGCGGGGCGGATTCTACCGGGAGATCCTCAACACGGACAGCGCCTACTACGGCGGCAGCGACATGGGCAATCGCGGAGGCGTGGTCGGCGAGCCGGTTCCCTGGCACGGCCAGCCTCATTCGGTTCTGCTTACCCTCCCTCCGCTCGCCGCCGTGTGGCTCTCCCCGAGCGAGGGCTGA
- the pafA gene encoding Pup--protein ligase translates to MKRRIFGLENEYGLTCTLNGQRRLSPDNVARYLFEKVIPGARNANVFLENGARLYLDTGFHPEYATPECDDIADLVIHDKAGERIVEDLLHQAEKRLREDGISGNILLFKNNTDSAGNSYGCHENYLVSRDVSFQRLAEGLIPFFVTRQIFAGAGKVLQTPRGFHYCLSQRAQHICQEISGATTSSRSIINTRDEPHADAEKYRRLHVIVGDSNMSEVATYLKVGTTALILDMIEDGFFDRDYSLQSPVQAIRDISHDPSLRETVRLKDGRTITPLQLQTEYLEHATRYVQSIDADPVTKDVLGRWTHVIEALHTDPMELHREVDWVIKKRIIESFMEKHRLSWRDPKVSLMDLQYHDIRPHKGVYFQLVKHDMVDRITSDDIIERAKHIPPQTTRARLRGEFIRQANLKGKDYRVDWVYLKLNDPERETILCKDPFQSHDERVERLIRSF, encoded by the coding sequence ATGAAACGCCGCATCTTCGGCTTGGAAAACGAGTACGGTCTGACGTGCACGCTCAACGGCCAGCGGCGTCTCTCGCCCGACAACGTCGCCCGCTACCTCTTCGAGAAGGTCATCCCGGGGGCGCGGAACGCCAATGTCTTCCTCGAGAATGGGGCGCGGCTCTATCTCGACACGGGCTTCCATCCCGAGTATGCGACCCCCGAGTGCGACGACATCGCCGACCTGGTCATCCACGACAAGGCGGGCGAGCGCATCGTCGAGGATCTCCTGCATCAGGCGGAGAAGCGGCTTCGCGAGGACGGGATCTCCGGCAATATCCTCCTCTTCAAGAACAACACCGATTCCGCCGGCAACTCCTACGGCTGTCACGAGAACTACCTGGTCAGCCGCGACGTGTCGTTCCAGCGTCTGGCCGAGGGCCTCATCCCCTTCTTCGTCACCCGCCAGATCTTCGCGGGCGCGGGCAAGGTGCTGCAGACCCCCCGGGGCTTCCACTACTGTCTCTCGCAGCGGGCGCAGCATATCTGCCAGGAGATCTCGGGGGCCACCACCTCCTCGCGGTCCATCATCAACACGCGCGACGAGCCCCACGCTGACGCGGAGAAGTACCGCCGCCTCCACGTCATCGTGGGCGATTCGAACATGTCCGAGGTCGCCACCTACCTCAAGGTGGGCACCACCGCCCTCATCCTCGACATGATCGAGGACGGGTTCTTCGACCGGGACTACAGTCTGCAGTCCCCCGTCCAGGCCATCCGGGACATCAGCCACGACCCTTCCCTGCGCGAGACGGTCCGGCTCAAGGATGGGCGCACCATCACCCCGCTCCAGCTGCAGACGGAATACCTGGAGCACGCCACGCGATATGTCCAGTCGATCGACGCCGACCCCGTGACCAAGGACGTCCTCGGGCGCTGGACCCACGTCATCGAGGCGCTGCATACGGACCCCATGGAGCTGCATCGCGAGGTCGACTGGGTCATCAAGAAGCGCATCATCGAGTCCTTCATGGAGAAGCATCGCCTGTCCTGGCGCGACCCCAAGGTCTCGCTCATGGACCTGCAGTACCACGACATCCGGCCGCACAAGGGCGTGTACTTCCAGCTCGTGAAGCACGACATGGTGGATCGCATCACCAGCGACGACATCATCGAGCGCGCCAAGCACATCCCGCCGCAGACCACCCGCGCGCGGCTGCGCGGCGAGTTCATCCGGCAGGCCAACCTCAAAGGCAAGGACTACCGCGTGGACTGGGTGTACTTGAAGCTCAACGACCCCGAGCGCGAGACCATCCTCTGCAAGGACCCGTTCCAGAGCCACGACGAGCGGGTGGAGCGCCTCATCCGCTCCTTCTAG
- the prcA gene encoding proteasome subunit alpha, whose product MPLPYYVSPEQMMKDKAEYARKGISRGKAIVALEYRDGVLLLAENPSALLHKISEIYDRIAFAGVGKYNEFENLRVAGVRHADIKGYSYSRGDVTAKSLANAYSQALGNIFTQDIKPFEVEVLVVEVGDSDGTKNEIYHILYDGTIEDEKNYAAMGGQSDEIRRYLKDNYQEGLDFSGAVKLGVRALMVTQNKTLTERDLEVAVLDRGKERRKFRRIPPAVLHQLLADDK is encoded by the coding sequence ATGCCGCTGCCCTACTACGTCTCGCCCGAGCAGATGATGAAGGACAAGGCGGAGTATGCTCGCAAGGGCATCTCGCGCGGCAAGGCCATCGTGGCCCTCGAGTATCGCGACGGCGTCCTGCTCCTGGCCGAGAACCCCTCGGCCCTGCTCCACAAGATCTCGGAGATCTACGATCGGATTGCCTTCGCGGGCGTGGGCAAGTACAACGAGTTCGAGAACCTCCGAGTGGCGGGCGTCCGGCACGCGGACATCAAAGGCTACTCGTACAGCCGCGGGGACGTGACGGCCAAGTCCCTCGCCAACGCCTACTCCCAGGCCCTCGGCAATATCTTCACCCAGGACATCAAGCCCTTCGAGGTCGAGGTGCTGGTGGTGGAGGTGGGCGACAGCGACGGCACCAAAAATGAGATCTACCACATCCTCTATGACGGCACCATCGAGGACGAGAAGAACTACGCGGCCATGGGTGGGCAGTCCGACGAGATCCGGCGCTATCTCAAGGACAACTATCAGGAAGGCCTGGACTTCTCGGGCGCGGTCAAGCTGGGAGTTCGGGCCCTCATGGTGACCCAGAACAAAACCCTGACCGAGCGTGACCTGGAAGTGGCCGTGCTCGACCGCGGTAAGGAGCGCCGCAAGTTCCGCCGGATCCCTCCCGCCGTGCTCCATCAGCTCCTCGCCGACGACAAGTAG
- the prcB gene encoding proteasome subunit beta — protein sequence MNDKPSRWEGVFFGYATSSFADVLRHSAPHLLPQGEDVPRETNSPPTVPHGTTVLALRYRDGVIMAGDRQASEGYQVASRRIEKIFRSDDLSGIGIAGAAGPAMEMARLFQTELEHYEKVEGENLSLDGKANKLGQMIRMNLPLAMQGLVVVPIFAGFDERAGVGRLFKYDVTGGRYEETDYFAQGSGGKDARDSLKKRFKRDLSKDEAVRVSIEALMDAADEDLGTGGPDLQRGIYPTVKTITRSGFGEVSDEEIRRYCEAILAERGGS from the coding sequence GTGAACGACAAGCCCAGCCGCTGGGAAGGCGTGTTCTTCGGGTACGCCACCTCGAGCTTCGCGGACGTCTTGCGACACTCGGCGCCTCACCTACTTCCTCAGGGCGAGGACGTGCCGAGGGAGACGAATAGTCCCCCGACCGTCCCCCACGGCACCACGGTTCTCGCCCTCCGATACCGCGACGGCGTGATCATGGCAGGCGACCGCCAGGCCAGCGAGGGGTACCAGGTCGCCTCCCGTCGCATTGAAAAGATCTTCAGGTCGGACGATCTCTCTGGTATCGGCATCGCGGGCGCGGCGGGGCCCGCCATGGAAATGGCGCGTCTCTTCCAGACCGAGCTCGAGCACTACGAGAAGGTCGAGGGTGAGAATCTCTCGCTCGATGGCAAGGCCAACAAGCTCGGCCAGATGATCCGCATGAACCTGCCCTTGGCCATGCAGGGCCTCGTGGTGGTGCCCATCTTCGCGGGCTTCGACGAGCGCGCGGGGGTGGGGCGCCTCTTCAAGTACGACGTCACGGGAGGCCGGTACGAGGAGACCGACTACTTCGCCCAAGGCTCGGGGGGCAAGGACGCGCGGGACTCCCTCAAGAAGCGCTTCAAGCGTGACCTGTCCAAAGACGAGGCGGTGCGGGTGTCCATCGAGGCCCTGATGGACGCGGCCGACGAAGATCTGGGCACGGGGGGGCCGGATCTCCAGCGCGGGATCTATCCCACGGTCAAGACCATCACCCGCTCGGGCTTCGGAGAGGTTTCCGACGAGGAGATCCGCCGCTACTGCGAAGCCATCCTCGCCGAGCGAGGGGGTAGCTGA
- the dop gene encoding depupylase/deamidase Dop, translated as MAIPKVMGIETEYGITVKNQPDFNPILSSLLLINSYETYRSSRIRWDYEAESPLRDARGFEYMEEKEAPSKEESRLINLILSNGARFYVDHAHPEYSSPETTNPRDCVIWDRAGERILNLARSRAEAVSPPEQRILIYKNNTDSKGNSYGTHENYLMDRKVPFARIVQHLMPFFVSRQVFTGSGKVGAENNTEHCDYQISQRADFLETEVGLETMHSRPIINTRDEPHADPERYRRLHVIVGDANMSEVSNYLKVGTMAIALSMIEDDFIERDLSLESPVLAYRKVSRDLTCRETFRLKDGRALTAVDLQREYLALAQRYYAGREHEPWVDDVMLRWGTVLDQLAKDPMSLDRELDWVIKQALIQSYMAKHGLEWSDSRVAMIDLQYHDIRPGKGLYYKLEESDAVERLTTEDEVTKAIYDPPKDTRAYFRGMCLQKYADEVVSASWDSVIFDLKEGPLKKIFMLEPLRGTEAHVRQLFADSPTAGDLLRNLGKPAGDV; from the coding sequence ATGGCGATTCCGAAGGTGATGGGCATCGAGACCGAGTACGGCATCACGGTCAAGAACCAGCCCGACTTCAATCCGATTCTCTCGTCTCTCCTGCTCATCAACTCGTACGAGACCTACCGGTCCTCACGTATCCGCTGGGACTACGAGGCGGAGAGCCCCCTGCGCGACGCGCGAGGCTTCGAGTACATGGAGGAGAAGGAGGCGCCCTCCAAGGAAGAGTCGCGCCTGATCAACCTCATCCTCTCCAACGGCGCCCGCTTCTACGTCGACCACGCCCACCCTGAATACTCCTCCCCCGAGACGACCAATCCGCGCGATTGCGTCATCTGGGACCGAGCGGGCGAGCGCATCCTGAATCTGGCGCGCTCACGGGCGGAGGCGGTGTCGCCGCCCGAGCAGCGGATCCTCATCTACAAGAACAACACGGACTCCAAGGGCAACTCCTACGGCACCCACGAGAACTACCTCATGGACCGCAAGGTGCCCTTCGCGCGCATCGTCCAGCACCTCATGCCCTTCTTCGTGAGCCGCCAGGTCTTCACGGGGTCGGGCAAGGTGGGGGCCGAGAACAACACCGAGCACTGCGACTATCAGATCTCCCAGCGGGCCGACTTCCTCGAGACCGAGGTCGGTCTGGAAACGATGCACAGCCGACCCATCATCAATACCCGCGACGAGCCCCACGCCGACCCCGAGCGCTATCGCCGCCTGCACGTGATCGTGGGCGACGCGAACATGAGCGAGGTCTCCAACTACCTCAAGGTCGGCACCATGGCCATCGCCCTCAGCATGATCGAGGACGATTTCATCGAGCGCGACCTCTCGCTGGAGAGCCCGGTGCTGGCGTATCGGAAGGTCTCGCGGGATCTCACCTGCCGGGAGACGTTCCGGCTCAAGGATGGCCGCGCGCTCACCGCCGTGGATCTGCAGCGCGAGTACCTCGCCCTGGCCCAGCGCTACTACGCCGGACGCGAGCACGAGCCGTGGGTCGACGACGTCATGCTGCGCTGGGGCACCGTGCTGGATCAGCTGGCCAAGGACCCCATGAGCCTCGATCGGGAGCTGGACTGGGTGATCAAGCAGGCGCTGATCCAGAGCTACATGGCCAAGCACGGGCTCGAGTGGTCCGACTCCCGCGTGGCCATGATCGACCTGCAGTATCACGACATTCGTCCGGGCAAGGGTCTCTACTACAAGCTCGAGGAGTCCGACGCCGTCGAGCGGCTCACCACCGAGGACGAAGTGACCAAGGCGATCTATGACCCGCCCAAGGACACCCGGGCCTACTTCCGCGGCATGTGCCTGCAGAAGTACGCCGACGAAGTCGTGTCCGCCTCGTGGGACTCGGTGATCTTCGACCTCAAGGAAGGCCCGCTCAAGAAGATCTTCATGCTCGAGCCGCTTCGCGGGACCGAGGCGCACGTCCGCCAGCTCTTCGCCGACAGCCCCACGGCCGGCGATCTTCTCCGCAACCTCGGCAAGCCCGCGGGGGACGTGTGA